A region of Phytohabitans rumicis DNA encodes the following proteins:
- a CDS encoding glycoside hydrolase family 36 protein — MSVAVSGDGLDGAVAALTAHRRALRRPHPDRSALPVVFNDYMNTLMGDPTTAKLLPLIDAAAAAGAEVFCVDAGWYDNGSDWWDSVGEWQPSQTRFPRGIEEVLARIRERGMVPGLWLEPEVIGVRSPMADKLPDEAFLQRGGERLVEANRYHLDLRHPRAVAHLDEVVDRLVEQLGVGYFKLDYNIDPGPGTDLSAGSVGAGLLDHNRAHLQWLDRLLDRHPDLVLENCASGGMRMDYALLSRMQLQSTSDQQDFLRYPPIAVAAPMSVLPEQSASWAYPQPDMTDEQIAYAMCTGMLGRLYLSGRLDQMDAGQLDSVRTAVRTHQSIRADLAGAVPLWPLGLPGWDDPWLALALRAGTSPTWRRGGAGAPPRPSQQAQPARSPCRTCVGARSTSTSCTPGTCPPGRGMGSRHRVADPDHPRRRGDSCRPTLPYCPHI, encoded by the coding sequence GTGTCGGTGGCGGTGTCCGGCGACGGGCTGGACGGCGCGGTCGCGGCGCTGACCGCCCACCGGCGCGCGCTGCGGCGCCCGCACCCGGACCGGTCCGCGCTGCCGGTGGTCTTCAACGACTACATGAACACGCTGATGGGCGACCCGACGACGGCAAAGCTGCTGCCGTTGATCGACGCCGCGGCCGCGGCCGGCGCGGAGGTGTTCTGCGTCGACGCCGGCTGGTACGACAACGGCTCCGACTGGTGGGACAGCGTCGGGGAGTGGCAGCCGTCGCAGACCCGCTTCCCGCGCGGCATCGAGGAGGTGCTGGCCCGGATCCGCGAGCGCGGCATGGTGCCCGGTCTGTGGCTGGAGCCGGAGGTGATCGGCGTCCGCAGCCCGATGGCCGACAAGCTGCCGGACGAGGCGTTCCTGCAGCGCGGCGGCGAGCGGCTGGTCGAGGCCAACCGGTACCACCTGGACCTGCGCCACCCGCGGGCGGTCGCGCACCTGGACGAGGTGGTCGACCGGCTGGTCGAGCAGCTCGGCGTCGGCTACTTCAAGCTCGACTACAACATCGACCCCGGCCCCGGTACGGACCTTTCCGCCGGCAGCGTGGGCGCCGGGCTGCTCGACCACAACCGCGCGCACCTGCAGTGGCTGGACCGGCTCCTGGACCGGCACCCCGACCTGGTCCTGGAGAACTGCGCGTCCGGCGGGATGCGCATGGACTACGCGCTGCTGTCCCGGATGCAGCTGCAGTCCACCAGCGACCAGCAGGACTTCCTGCGCTACCCGCCGATCGCCGTGGCGGCGCCGATGTCGGTGCTGCCGGAGCAGTCGGCCAGCTGGGCGTACCCGCAACCGGACATGACCGACGAGCAGATCGCGTACGCGATGTGCACCGGGATGCTGGGCCGCCTGTACCTGTCCGGCCGGCTGGACCAGATGGACGCCGGCCAGCTGGACTCGGTGCGCACCGCGGTGCGCACGCACCAGTCCATCCGGGCCGACCTGGCGGGCGCGGTGCCGCTGTGGCCGCTCGGCCTGCCCGGATGGGACGACCCGTGGCTCGCCCTCGCGCTGCGCGCGGGGACGTCACCTACCTGGCGGCGTGGCGGCGCGGGGGCGCCACCCCGGCCCAGCCAGCAAGCACAGCCCGCACGCTCGCCCTGCCGCACCTGCGTGGGCGCGAGATCGACATCGACGTCCTGTACCCCCGGCACCTGCCCGCCTGGGCGGGGCATGGGATCCCGACACCGGGTCGCTGACCCTGACCACCCCCGCCGGCGCGGAGACTCCTGCCGCCCGACTCTTCCGTATTGTCCCCACATCTGA
- a CDS encoding ABC transporter substrate-binding protein, translated as MKRWTALAAAAALTLGLAACSDPAAETSSGDTTATWADPTAKLDGVKLTIWAAQNSNTVPSKVIAGFQQATGATVEVVTIPDPYEQGIQTKVATGDKPDIAFWQPTASMLTAINAKTNLQPLTDAPWLSKLSPDLKDITGILDGTRYAALITSPAVEGVYYNKEVFAKNGITATPKNFNEMVTLARQLKGKGVTPFYEMAADRWATQWWVQVQLADAAKDGLWDKINTGKETFNSPVVLDAIKNYKSLIDEGLFNKNIKTAKFEDQGAALLNGEAAMVVQVNSFFGQLQAKADTATLDSKIGFFPISPSGNVGTFIPDQSNALVAFKTGDAKREAAARQLMAYWMGPGYQDFVTDRKTVSLQTAVPNPAGVPQALQDVHAALATSVGSMQALAVANPDLYINLADMITGTMSPEQVAKATQDQFAQLAKAAGAPGF; from the coding sequence ATGAAAAGATGGACCGCCCTCGCCGCCGCGGCGGCGCTCACGCTCGGGCTCGCGGCCTGCAGCGACCCCGCCGCGGAGACCTCCTCCGGCGACACCACCGCCACCTGGGCCGACCCGACCGCCAAGCTGGACGGCGTCAAGCTGACGATCTGGGCCGCGCAGAACAGCAACACCGTGCCCAGCAAGGTCATCGCCGGGTTCCAGCAGGCCACCGGCGCCACCGTCGAGGTGGTCACCATCCCCGACCCGTACGAGCAGGGCATCCAGACGAAGGTGGCCACGGGCGACAAGCCGGACATCGCGTTCTGGCAGCCGACCGCGTCGATGCTGACCGCGATCAACGCGAAGACCAACCTGCAGCCGCTGACCGACGCGCCGTGGCTGTCCAAGCTGTCGCCGGACCTGAAGGACATCACCGGCATCCTGGACGGCACCCGGTATGCCGCGCTGATCACCAGCCCGGCCGTGGAGGGCGTCTACTACAACAAGGAGGTCTTCGCCAAGAACGGCATCACCGCGACGCCGAAGAACTTCAACGAGATGGTCACCCTGGCCCGGCAGCTCAAGGGCAAGGGCGTCACGCCGTTCTACGAGATGGCCGCCGACCGGTGGGCGACCCAGTGGTGGGTGCAGGTGCAGCTCGCCGACGCCGCCAAGGACGGGCTCTGGGACAAGATCAACACGGGTAAGGAGACGTTCAACAGCCCGGTGGTGCTCGACGCGATCAAGAACTACAAGTCGCTGATCGACGAGGGCCTGTTCAACAAGAACATCAAGACCGCCAAGTTCGAGGACCAGGGCGCCGCGCTGCTGAACGGCGAGGCCGCCATGGTGGTCCAGGTCAACTCGTTCTTCGGCCAGCTCCAGGCCAAGGCCGACACCGCCACCCTGGACTCCAAGATCGGCTTCTTCCCGATCTCGCCGTCCGGCAACGTCGGCACGTTCATCCCGGACCAGTCCAACGCGCTGGTCGCGTTCAAGACCGGTGACGCCAAGCGGGAGGCCGCCGCCCGGCAGCTGATGGCGTACTGGATGGGCCCCGGCTACCAGGACTTCGTCACGGACCGCAAGACGGTCTCGCTCCAGACCGCGGTGCCGAACCCGGCCGGCGTCCCGCAGGCCCTGCAGGACGTGCACGCCGCCCTGGCCACCTCGGTCGGGTCCATGCAGGCCCTGGCCGTCGCCAACCCCGACCTGTACATCAACCTGGCCGACATGATCACGGGCACGATGTCCCCGGAGCAGGTCGCCAAGGCCACCCAGGACCAGTTCGCGCAGCTGGCCAAGGCGGCCGGGGCGCCCGGGTTCTGA
- a CDS encoding LLM class flavin-dependent oxidoreductase, producing the protein MTRRNLKLGAVLLGVGGPGQHHTWLDPEIPGDASVDIRWYIARAQQAEAAKFDHVFIVDSQFITPDSPHHYLNRLEPLTLLSAVAVHTTHIGLVGTLTTSYNDPFNIARRLASLDAISGGRAGWNVVATGDGGTAGNYGRAEHYDYATRYGRALEHVRVVQGLWDSYEDDAFPRDKERGVFFDPSKQHALGHVGEHFSVVGPLNLQRSPQGQPVIFQAGDSDEGRDLGASIADAIFTHAQTIEQGQAFAKDIRARAAAKGRDPENVLIVPGIGLVIADTDEEARQKERQILGGKDFHRALKEFGRPFGWHDFTQYDLDAPFPELGDLGDRSFRTQAERIKKLARDNGFTLRQTVEHALGSRRSPFVGSPRTVADEIQRWFEAGAFDGINVTVNAPSEFARFTEGVLPILRERGVVRSEYEATTLRGNLGLPIPENVHTAARLVTSEAGR; encoded by the coding sequence GTGACCCGTAGAAACCTCAAGCTCGGCGCCGTCCTCCTCGGGGTCGGCGGGCCGGGACAGCACCACACCTGGCTCGACCCGGAGATACCCGGCGACGCCAGCGTCGACATCCGCTGGTACATCGCCCGCGCCCAGCAGGCCGAGGCCGCCAAGTTCGACCACGTGTTCATCGTGGACAGCCAGTTCATCACCCCGGACTCGCCCCACCACTACCTCAACCGGCTCGAACCGCTCACCCTGCTGTCCGCGGTCGCGGTGCACACCACACACATCGGCCTGGTCGGCACGCTCACCACCTCGTACAACGACCCGTTCAACATCGCCCGGCGGCTCGCCTCGCTCGACGCCATCAGCGGCGGCCGCGCCGGCTGGAACGTCGTGGCGACCGGCGACGGCGGCACGGCCGGCAACTATGGCCGCGCCGAGCACTACGACTACGCCACCCGGTACGGCCGGGCGCTGGAGCACGTACGGGTCGTGCAGGGGCTGTGGGACTCGTACGAGGACGACGCGTTCCCGCGCGACAAGGAGCGCGGCGTGTTCTTCGACCCGTCCAAGCAGCACGCCCTGGGCCACGTCGGCGAGCACTTCTCCGTCGTCGGGCCGCTCAACCTGCAGCGATCGCCGCAGGGGCAGCCGGTCATCTTCCAGGCCGGCGACTCCGACGAGGGCCGCGACCTGGGCGCGAGCATCGCCGACGCGATCTTCACGCACGCCCAGACCATCGAGCAGGGTCAGGCGTTCGCGAAGGACATCCGGGCGCGGGCCGCGGCCAAGGGACGGGATCCGGAGAACGTCCTGATCGTCCCCGGGATCGGCCTGGTGATCGCCGACACCGACGAGGAGGCGCGCCAGAAGGAGCGCCAGATCCTTGGCGGCAAGGATTTCCACCGGGCGCTGAAGGAGTTCGGCCGCCCCTTCGGCTGGCACGACTTCACCCAGTACGACCTGGACGCGCCCTTCCCCGAACTGGGCGACCTCGGCGACCGCAGCTTCCGTACCCAGGCCGAGCGGATCAAGAAACTGGCCCGGGACAACGGGTTCACGCTCCGCCAGACCGTGGAGCACGCGCTGGGCTCCCGGCGCTCGCCGTTCGTGGGCTCGCCGCGGACCGTGGCGGACGAGATCCAGCGGTGGTTCGAGGCCGGCGCGTTCGACGGCATCAACGTCACCGTCAACGCGCCCAGCGAGTTCGCCCGCTTCACCGAGGGCGTGCTGCCGATCCTGCGCGAGCGCGGCGTCGTCCGCAGCGAGTACGAGGCGACCACGCTGCGCGGCAACCTCGGCCTCCCCATCCCGGAAAACGTCCACACCGCCGCGCGCTTGGTCACCTCGGAGGCAGGACGATGA
- a CDS encoding glycoside hydrolase family 36 N-terminal domain-containing protein → MESGTSLVWGHSALKLVVDVSPDGPVAVRALTGPGGRQDPLRAAQPLVELLVAGEGRVRTSQRFSETTVGRRLTYAGSEQTRDGAWRELRVDLRDERTGLAAQVYVRSADGVGACQVRTRVTNQGVAPVVLLGVTSFAAGLAGHRVDDLDLVRGDSEWLGEGRWTRQRLRDGVPDLSLPVHHQDGRGRVAVTSTGTWSTGAHLPTGGLVDRAGGAAWLWQVEHNGAWRWEVGSGSAARTWRCSVRPTSTTSGSTASNRGRASPPYPCRWRCPATGWTARSRR, encoded by the coding sequence ATGGAATCCGGTACCAGCCTGGTGTGGGGACACTCGGCGCTCAAGCTCGTCGTCGACGTGTCCCCGGACGGCCCGGTGGCCGTGCGGGCACTGACCGGCCCCGGCGGCCGGCAGGATCCGCTCCGGGCGGCGCAGCCGCTGGTGGAGCTGCTGGTCGCCGGCGAGGGCCGGGTGCGCACCTCGCAGCGCTTCTCCGAGACCACCGTCGGCCGGCGGCTGACCTACGCCGGCAGCGAGCAGACCCGGGACGGGGCGTGGCGCGAGCTGCGCGTCGACCTGCGCGACGAGCGGACCGGGCTGGCCGCCCAGGTGTACGTCCGGTCGGCCGACGGGGTGGGGGCCTGCCAGGTCCGCACCCGGGTGACCAACCAGGGCGTGGCGCCGGTGGTCCTGCTGGGCGTGACGTCGTTCGCCGCCGGGCTCGCCGGGCACCGGGTCGACGACCTCGACCTGGTACGGGGCGACAGCGAGTGGCTCGGCGAGGGCCGGTGGACCCGGCAGCGGCTGCGCGACGGGGTGCCGGACCTGAGCCTGCCGGTGCACCATCAGGACGGTCGCGGCCGGGTCGCGGTCACCAGCACGGGTACGTGGTCGACCGGGGCGCACCTGCCGACCGGCGGGCTCGTCGACCGGGCCGGCGGCGCGGCCTGGCTGTGGCAGGTCGAGCACAACGGCGCGTGGCGGTGGGAGGTGGGGAGCGGCTCGGCGGCGCGTACCTGGCGCTGCTCGGTCCGACCGACCTCGACCACCAGTGGCAGCACCGCCTCGAACCGGGGGAGAGCTTCACCTCCGTACCCGTGTCGGTGGCGGTGTCCGGCGACGGGCTGGACGGCGCGGTCGCGGCGCTGA
- a CDS encoding cupin domain-containing protein — translation MGQTHVPGATNSGNHHHGASETAIFVVSGTPVFVFVDLEGDEPVETRIQTGPGDYIFVPPYVPHREENPDPDTEAVVVIARTTQEAIVVNLDTLAWPQVSYDPLTHRACSDSCCAWRAHASAARICPEWWYAWARMPSVRAWASRWPARRWVRSARRACSKHRSMSPRCSAAAAVAACACPMATMDPDRFA, via the coding sequence ATGGGACAGACCCACGTACCGGGCGCCACGAACTCCGGAAACCACCACCACGGCGCCTCGGAGACCGCGATCTTCGTCGTCTCCGGCACGCCCGTCTTCGTCTTCGTGGACCTCGAGGGCGACGAGCCGGTGGAGACGCGCATCCAGACCGGTCCCGGCGACTACATATTCGTGCCGCCGTACGTGCCGCACCGCGAGGAGAACCCGGACCCCGACACCGAGGCGGTCGTCGTCATCGCCCGGACGACCCAGGAGGCGATCGTGGTCAACCTCGACACGCTCGCCTGGCCCCAGGTCAGTTATGATCCACTAACCCATAGGGCCTGCTCGGATAGTTGCTGTGCCTGGCGCGCGCACGCGTCCGCGGCACGGATCTGTCCAGAATGGTGGTACGCGTGGGCGAGAATGCCGAGCGTGCGGGCTTGGGCGAGCCGCTGGCCAGCGCGCCGCTGGGTACGCAGTGCACGGCGGGCGTGCTCGAAGCATCGATCGATGTCGCCTAGGTGCAGTGCCGCGGCCGCGGTGGCGGCGTGTGCGTGCCCAATGGCCACTATGGATCCCGATCGGTTCGCCTGA
- a CDS encoding carbohydrate ABC transporter permease has translation MRLSDARIWTRLQPIVATLLVVTVIGIPLWLVVVTAGKSQGEALNPDLSLPSHWQLWDNLRQVWTEGDVPGAFFGSLLIVVPTVAGVLTVGSMAAWVLARRATRLNAMLYALAISGIVLPPAVVTVVLLLRQLGLAGTAVGMIGVYMGIYMSTVVFFVTGFVRTIPTSLEEAAQIDGAGPFMVYRRVVLPMLRPVLATATILICLYVWNDVFYAFFVIGGRMDTLPLNLFRVASAGLYLNNWHLIFAYVILMSLPLVVVFAVAQRKIISGITSGAVK, from the coding sequence GTGAGACTCAGCGACGCGCGCATCTGGACCCGGCTGCAGCCGATCGTCGCCACGCTGCTGGTGGTGACGGTGATCGGGATCCCGCTCTGGCTGGTCGTGGTGACCGCCGGCAAGTCGCAGGGGGAGGCCCTCAACCCGGACCTCTCGCTGCCGTCGCACTGGCAGCTGTGGGACAACCTGCGCCAGGTGTGGACGGAGGGCGACGTGCCGGGCGCGTTCTTCGGCAGCCTGCTGATCGTCGTGCCGACGGTCGCCGGCGTGCTCACCGTCGGCTCCATGGCCGCCTGGGTGCTGGCCCGCCGGGCCACCCGCCTCAACGCGATGCTGTACGCCCTGGCGATCAGCGGCATCGTGCTGCCGCCGGCCGTGGTCACGGTCGTGCTGCTGCTGCGCCAGCTCGGCCTCGCCGGCACCGCGGTCGGGATGATCGGCGTCTACATGGGCATCTACATGTCCACTGTGGTCTTCTTCGTGACCGGGTTCGTGCGGACGATCCCCACGTCACTGGAGGAGGCCGCGCAGATCGACGGCGCCGGGCCGTTCATGGTCTACCGCCGGGTGGTGCTGCCGATGCTGCGCCCGGTGCTCGCCACCGCCACGATCCTGATCTGCCTGTACGTCTGGAACGACGTCTTCTATGCGTTCTTCGTCATCGGCGGGCGCATGGACACGCTGCCGCTCAACCTCTTCCGGGTGGCCAGCGCCGGCCTGTACCTCAACAACTGGCACCTCATCTTCGCGTACGTGATCTTGATGAGTCTGCCGCTCGTTGTCGTCTTCGCCGTCGCCCAACGCAAGATCATTTCGGGCATCACCAGCGGTGCCGTGAAGTAG
- a CDS encoding carbohydrate ABC transporter permease produces MSTASPTPVLDRPAAAHPAPPRARRGAINRSTHPMWFLAPAFAILLVFFFLPTVFNFIYAFTDWSGFKAQINPVGFDNFTDLAGNGTLFRALRITVVYAVLVAIFQNVFGFALAVLLERDTWFNRLARVFFLIPVLMSALAVGYIFRALLPPEWLGDTTWTIVVVAVIHGWKWMGLSMLIYLAGLKTIPEDIMEAATIDGASRWRTFWRIRSPLLAPAVTFNVATALLGSMNGFDIVQATTGGGPARTTEILNIFIYRTFGQGLFAQATTMSLVLFLLVALMAFPVIYFLRKREEIL; encoded by the coding sequence ATGTCCACGGCCTCACCCACGCCGGTGCTCGACCGGCCCGCGGCGGCGCACCCCGCGCCGCCGCGGGCCCGGCGCGGCGCGATCAACCGCAGCACCCACCCGATGTGGTTCCTGGCGCCGGCGTTCGCGATCCTGCTGGTCTTCTTCTTCCTGCCGACCGTCTTCAACTTCATCTACGCGTTCACCGACTGGTCCGGGTTCAAGGCGCAGATCAACCCCGTCGGGTTCGACAACTTCACCGACCTCGCGGGCAACGGCACGCTGTTCCGGGCGCTGCGCATCACCGTGGTGTACGCGGTGCTCGTGGCGATCTTCCAGAACGTGTTCGGGTTCGCCCTGGCGGTGCTGCTGGAACGGGACACCTGGTTCAACCGGCTGGCCCGGGTCTTCTTCCTGATCCCGGTGCTGATGTCGGCGCTCGCCGTCGGCTACATCTTCCGTGCCTTGCTGCCGCCCGAGTGGCTCGGCGACACCACCTGGACGATCGTCGTGGTCGCCGTCATCCACGGGTGGAAGTGGATGGGCCTGTCCATGCTGATCTACCTGGCCGGCCTCAAGACGATCCCCGAGGACATCATGGAGGCCGCGACGATCGACGGGGCGTCCCGCTGGCGCACGTTCTGGCGGATCCGGTCGCCGCTGCTGGCGCCGGCCGTCACGTTCAACGTCGCCACCGCGCTGCTCGGCTCGATGAACGGCTTCGACATCGTGCAGGCCACCACCGGCGGCGGCCCGGCCCGGACCACGGAGATCCTCAACATCTTCATCTACCGGACCTTCGGGCAGGGCCTGTTCGCCCAGGCCACCACGATGAGCCTGGTGCTCTTCCTGCTGGTCGCGCTGATGGCGTTCCCGGTCATCTACTTCCTGCGCAAGCGTGAGGAGATCCTGTGA
- a CDS encoding LysR substrate-binding domain-containing protein produces MARNLDIVTLRSFVAVADCGGFQRAATSLHLSQGAVSQHVRRLEEALGRTLVERQGRGSRFTADGEALLTHARRILGVHDETLRDFGVEPGQTLVIGSTEHAAAQLLPDLAAALSATFPHCRIRFRIDRGTQLRSRLTEGRIDLALLLGPPDEPDARAVGELDLTWYAAPGWTRPARGQPISLVAFDAPCALRTRALETLAAHGVPAEVGCEAPHLAGVQAAVRAGLGIGLMATLGKPPKVWSPARTSPSRGRWPCSRPRGAGCPPTSPTGRPRP; encoded by the coding sequence GTGGCCAGGAATCTCGACATCGTCACGCTACGGAGCTTCGTGGCCGTCGCGGACTGTGGCGGCTTCCAGCGCGCGGCCACCTCGCTGCACCTCAGCCAGGGTGCGGTCAGCCAGCACGTACGCCGGCTGGAGGAGGCGCTCGGCCGTACCCTGGTCGAGCGGCAGGGCCGCGGCTCCCGGTTCACCGCCGACGGCGAGGCGCTGCTCACCCACGCCCGGCGGATCCTCGGCGTCCACGACGAGACGCTCCGCGACTTCGGCGTGGAGCCGGGACAGACGCTGGTGATCGGGTCGACCGAGCACGCCGCCGCCCAACTGCTGCCCGACCTGGCCGCCGCCCTCAGCGCGACGTTCCCACATTGCCGGATCCGGTTCCGCATCGACCGCGGTACCCAGCTGCGGTCCCGGTTGACCGAGGGCCGCATCGACCTCGCGCTGCTCCTCGGGCCGCCGGATGAGCCCGACGCGCGCGCCGTCGGCGAACTGGACCTCACCTGGTACGCGGCGCCGGGCTGGACCCGGCCCGCGCGAGGCCAGCCGATCTCGCTCGTCGCCTTCGACGCCCCGTGCGCACTGCGTACCCGGGCCCTGGAGACGCTGGCCGCGCACGGCGTCCCGGCCGAGGTCGGCTGCGAGGCGCCGCACCTGGCCGGCGTGCAGGCGGCCGTCCGCGCCGGCCTCGGCATCGGCCTGATGGCCACCCTCGGCAAGCCCCCGAAGGTCTGGTCGCCCGCCAGGACCTCCCCTTCGCGCGGCCGCTGGCCCTGTTCGCGGCCCCGCGGCGCGGGCTGCCCGCCGACCTCGCCGACGGGGCGACCGCGTCCCTGA
- a CDS encoding ABC transporter substrate-binding protein — MRLKTWAVVTAVALGLAGCAGDDGAGAAGESTLRWAVTLPAHWDPVVSGSGAQFRILSLAYASLTEIDEQGKAVPSLAQSWDYNDKGDQVTFHLRPNLKFSDGEPLNAAAVKAYLERAKTQKNSALFGDLTSIKSVTTQGDLDVVIALTQVDYQIPLLLGERVAQITSPKAAQDPAKLDQSPVGAGPFVVTDLVPGSHAYLKKNPDYWDAANIHIDRVELQSAPDAATIVSGIKTGVYDLANLPANQVKAAEGAGLDVVFQPGFNAANISININKKPFDNPKVVDAVRHAVNRQEFVDKVTFGYGKATDQPFPPEYLAYDKQSANLYPYDPVKAKQLLAEAGFGPGQLKIDLVVAGATYQTASEIVQSQLGAVGITVTIKVDPNWDKPFFAKELTLSLYGTTGRESPVQTLTAHFGPNGPLNLSTPYEPAGFQQAVALARSTPLDSPDYQKNLRAATRAGLESRALVFTYSQPNVFVKSKKVSAITPIPGQIHWAGLKVEP; from the coding sequence ATGAGACTGAAAACATGGGCCGTCGTCACCGCGGTCGCGCTGGGCCTGGCCGGCTGCGCCGGGGACGACGGTGCCGGGGCGGCCGGCGAGTCCACGCTGCGCTGGGCCGTGACCCTGCCCGCCCACTGGGACCCGGTGGTCAGCGGCAGCGGCGCGCAGTTCCGCATCCTGTCGCTCGCGTACGCCTCGCTGACCGAGATCGACGAGCAGGGCAAGGCCGTACCGAGCCTCGCGCAGAGCTGGGACTACAACGACAAGGGCGACCAGGTGACGTTCCACCTGCGGCCCAACCTGAAGTTCAGCGACGGCGAGCCGCTGAACGCCGCGGCCGTCAAGGCGTACCTGGAACGCGCCAAGACCCAGAAGAACTCCGCGCTCTTCGGCGACCTCACCTCCATCAAGTCGGTGACCACGCAGGGCGACCTCGACGTCGTCATCGCGCTGACCCAGGTCGACTACCAGATTCCGCTGCTGCTCGGCGAGCGCGTCGCGCAGATCACCAGCCCCAAGGCGGCCCAGGACCCGGCCAAGCTGGACCAGTCACCGGTGGGCGCCGGACCGTTCGTCGTCACCGACCTCGTGCCCGGCTCGCACGCCTACCTGAAGAAGAACCCGGACTACTGGGACGCCGCGAACATCCACATCGACCGCGTCGAACTGCAGTCGGCGCCCGACGCCGCCACGATCGTGTCGGGCATCAAGACCGGCGTGTACGACCTCGCGAACCTCCCCGCCAACCAGGTCAAGGCGGCCGAGGGCGCCGGGCTCGACGTGGTCTTCCAACCCGGCTTCAACGCGGCGAACATCAGCATCAACATCAACAAGAAGCCGTTCGACAACCCCAAGGTCGTCGACGCCGTGCGCCACGCGGTCAACCGCCAGGAGTTCGTCGACAAGGTCACCTTCGGGTACGGCAAGGCGACCGACCAGCCGTTCCCGCCGGAGTACCTGGCGTACGACAAGCAGTCGGCGAACCTGTACCCGTATGACCCGGTGAAGGCCAAGCAGTTGCTGGCGGAGGCCGGTTTCGGGCCCGGCCAGCTCAAGATCGACCTGGTCGTGGCCGGGGCCACCTACCAGACGGCGTCCGAGATCGTGCAGTCCCAACTCGGCGCCGTGGGCATCACCGTGACCATCAAGGTCGACCCCAACTGGGACAAGCCATTCTTCGCCAAGGAGCTCACCCTCTCCCTGTACGGCACGACCGGCCGCGAGTCGCCGGTGCAGACGCTCACCGCGCACTTCGGCCCGAACGGCCCGCTGAACCTCAGCACGCCGTACGAACCGGCGGGCTTCCAGCAGGCGGTCGCGCTGGCCCGGAGCACCCCGCTCGACTCGCCCGACTATCAGAAGAACCTGCGGGCCGCCACCCGAGCCGGGCTGGAGAGCCGGGCGCTGGTGTTCACGTACTCGCAGCCGAACGTCTTCGTGAAGAGCAAGAAGGTCTCCGCGATCACGCCGATCCCGGGTCAGATCCACTGGGCGGGTCTCAAGGTGGAGCCGTGA